In the genome of Paenibacillus sp. GP183, the window GGACGCAAGCTCGGCTAATGATTGTTTACCATCGCTGTGAAACGTATGGCAATGCAGTTCAAAGGGCAGCCAATTTGTCACTTTGCCTCACCGGCTTCCCATACATGCAGTTGATACCTGCACTCTTCGGATACAACGCAGTGAACATTGATCATAAGCCTTAATTGCCCTCGCGGGACAATCCCCGGGATTAAGCCAGGTGATGCCTCGTCAGCTGCTATTATCATATGCTGAACAGAATCATGACGATGCCCTGCACCACGAAATCCATGCTCGTCATCAAATGAAAGTGTAAGCAGGTTTTGCAGCGGCAGGAAATCCATATAATGCTCCCTATAGGAACCCAGATGCTCCTGCAAAATAAACTGGGGCAATGCTTCCAGAATAAGTGCTTCTGCCCGCGCATCGTCTTCCAGTTTCTTTGGAGAGTAGGCAAATTCCACATGCAGCTCTCGGCATTCCTGATGCAGATGAATGGTATAAGTAATATGGCACTTTGAACAGCTTGGCGTTACAGTGCCGTTAGTCCTCAGCAATGTATTCATAGTTCTTCCCCCGTAATACCAGGACGCCGTCCTGATTAAATTCCACTAGAGCCCAGATCCGAAGCTCTGGAAAAAAGCACCTTTCCCATTAGGGAAAGGTGCACTCAGTTAAGAATGACTTGAGAGCTTATCATCTTTTATCATGGTACGAATGTAGAAATAACCCATAATGGAGCACAAGACGAACATAAAGACTGCATTGGCACTTGCCAGCTGCGTTTCCTGATAGACTGAGAAAATTTGCCGCATAGCAACTCCCAGTACTTGCGGAGAGTTCGGCCCGAGCAGATAAGGCGCTGTAAAACCGCCAATGATACCCATGAAGATAAAGGTGACAGCGACCCACATTGTTCGATAGGAAAGCGGCAAAATGAACTTGTAAAAGATTTGGAGGCGGCTTGCTCCTACATCCTTCGCGCTTTCAATAATCGCATTGGGAATACCCGACAGAGCGGATGACAGGAGCATGGTTGTAAACGGTATATTGAACCAAAGATTAGCTAAAATAATGCCTTTATAATCAAAAATTATTTTAGGGAAAGCTTCAGTGCCCATCAATGTCAAAATGCGAGACAACCAACCATGGTTGCCATACATATTGATGATCCCATAGGAAGCAATGACGGAAGGGATAAACATGGGAATCATGTACATCCTTTTGATCCATTTAACTATAGTCCCTCCGCTAAATCTCATATAAACGGCGAGAGAGTATCCGATCAGAAGCACCAGAATAACAGATATGATCGTCAGCTTAAGGGTGAACATAATGTTTTGAGTCATGACCTTATCTGTAAAAAGGTAAATGTAATATTCCATGGTGTACTGACCGTCATCATTTTTAAAGCTTTCGTTAATCGCAAGAAAGATTGGAATAATAACGACAAAACATAAGATAAGGAATGAGGGGATGACAAGCAAGAGACCAAAGATCCCTTGTTTTACATTTTTGGTCATTGTCCAGCAACATCCTTTTGCCAGCGCTTCTGAATCTCCTTGCCCAAGTCCCCAAGGCTGAATGTGCGATATCCTCCCGCTACATCTTTAAACTTGGTTTTCAATTCTTGAGGCATCTCATCCCACTTGATTCCCGGATATCCGAACATTTTTTCAACGATTACTTTTTGTGCATCCGGTGTTAATACGAAATTAAGGAATGTCGCCACAGAATCTTGATGTTCAGAAAGCTTAGGAGCCATCAAATAGGTAGGTCCGCCTGTGAAGGAAGGATCAATTTGTGTCATTTTGATTGTATCGGGCAGGAGCTTTTTGTCTAATGCCTCTAAGGCCTGATCTGACCATGCCGGAATCATATCCACCTCTCCATTATTGAGCAGGTCAAGCGTTCCCTGGTTTTTCTTCGGATAGACGCCTTTCTGGTACATATATGGATGAAGTTCCTTTAACAGTGCAAAGCCTTTATCCCATTGGCTCATCATGGAAGGATCTGAATTTGTAGTAGCCTCCGGCGGCAGGAAGTTATAAATAGCCGTCTGCACAAACGAGTCGCCGGAACCACCGGTAGAAGGATCATTATACGCAAATCGGCCCGGGTTTTTACGGATCCAATCATACAAATCATTTGCCGTTTTTGGAGGGGTCTTGACCTTCGCACTGTTATAAGCCAGAATAACCGCGGAAGCACGATAAGGAATTCCTTCTCCTTTCAAATTCTTCCATTTGTTCTCATCAATTTTACTAAGGTTAGGTATCTTTTTGGTATCAAAAGACGTCCAAAGCTCATTTTTGGTACCCTTGAGCACATCACTCAGACCTGCTTCATAAAGATCTACATCGCCGGATTTTTGATTGGCTTGTTTGGCGGCAATGATGCGGTCAAGTGTAGATGCCCCGCCTGTACCTGAGTCAATATAAACCATTTTAACCTTAATATTCGGATTTGCTTTCTCAAACATGGGAACTAGGGTTTCCCAAAGATTTTTCACGTTAAGAGAACCTGTGAAATAAAACGAAAATTCGTCTTGCTTTTTAGACGATGCTGTCTTGGCTCCCGTAGAGCCGCAGCCTGCCAAAGCGCTTGCTATTAACATTGAAGCTAAAGCCAAACTGACGCCCTTTTTTAATCCGACCATACATGATTCCTCCTTAAAATAGTTAATATTTAGGTTGTCTTGTATGAGAGTGCTTTGGTAAATGACAATCCTGCTGATTGTCCCGGAACCAAATCTTTTACAGAGTCGCGAGGCAGAAATGCTTTTATCAATCCGCTCTCGGTTTCAAAAGAAACCTCGGCATAATGCCCCAAAACCATTACTTGACGAATGGTCGCCGGAAGTCCGTTCTCGGGCTTCAAGGATATATCCTCGGGCCGAACAGCGACCGTCACATCCCCCTCCAGATTCTGGGCATTCGGAAATTCCAAGTGCTTCACATAGACTTTATTGCCATCCACCCTCCCTTTGATAAAGTTCATCTTGCCAATAAATTGGGCTACGAAAAGAGAACGAGGGTGATCATAGATTTCCTGCGGCGTCGCAATTTGCTCAACCAGTCCCGAGTTCATCACCACTATTTGGTCAGAAATGGATAGCGCTTCCTCTTGATCATGCGTGACGAATACCATGGTTAAACCAGTGGCGGACTGGATATCACGCAGTTCCTCGCGCATCTCGTGGCGTAGCTTGGCATCCAGCGCCGAGAAAGGCTCATCCAGCAGCAAAACCGCTGGCTCGAGCAAGAAAGCTCTAGCTACGGCAACACGCTGCTGCTGGCCACCGGACAGCTCACTAGGAAATTTCTTCTGAGATCCCGGAAGACGAACCAAGTCCAGCACGCGTTTAACCGCTTGTTCAATTTCATTGTTATTTTTCTTGCGGATTTTCAAGCCAAAGGCAAGGTTATTGTATACATTCATATGGGGCCAAAGGTTATAGCCTTGAAACACCATACCGGTTGGACGCTTTTCGGGCGGTAGGTTAAGGACGCTTTTGCCTTCGATCTGAATATCTCCAGAATCCGGCTCCAGAAAGCCTCCAATGCTTCGGAGCAAGGTTGTCTTGCCGCAGCCCGAGGGTCCAAGTAAAGTGACCAACTCCCCTTTTTTGACATCCAGGGATATGTTCGAAACTCCTTCTCCTGTCTTATAGCGTTTCGTGAGATTTTGAATCGATAGCTGAATCATAGGTTCCTCCCCATAGCTCAATCGCAATCTTATTTCATTTGGAATCCGCTCGACATCACGTCAGCAGAGACAAATCTTTGTGCAGCAAGCAGCAAAACAATCGTAGGTAAAGTCAAGATAATGGAGAAGACGGCACCTGCAGTGCTTGGGTAGTCAGATATGATGGAATACATGACAACCGGCATTGTGCGAAAATCCGGGATCCCGACCAGATACGTGCCTTGAGCCTCATCTAAAGAGTGAAGGAATGTAAAAATGGAAGCCACCGTGATTCCCGGTAAGGCCATTGGGAATGTAATGTTCCAAAATACGCGAAAGGGGCTGGCACCTACATCTCTCGCTGACTCTTCCTGGGCTTTATGGACATTCCGGAAAGCTGCCGATGGTATCCATGTCATGAACATCAAGGTATTCACAATATGAATCAAAACAACACCCATAAATGTGTTGATTAAGCCGATTTTGTAAAACAAAACAGCAATCGATACGTACAATCCCATTTTCGGAAAAGCTTGAGTCAGCAAAAATGAAAATAAAAAGTATTTGCTGAGCGGAAACCGGATTCTGGCAAAAGCATAAGCAGCCGGTATACAAATAACGATCGATAAAGCGGTTACAATAGTAGCAATCAAAAACGAAAGACCAATCGAATGAATGACCTCTGGCTTAGAGAGTACAAACTGCCACCAGCTAAATGACCAGGACTGCGGAAGAGCTGCAGGGTACTGCCATCTTCCTGTAAACGCTAACAACAATAGATTTAATAAAGGCCCCATAAAGAAAACGACAAATACAACAAGTATGATAAACTCGACCAGCTTGCGTTTGCCCAGCGCTTTAAAATACCATGTCATTTAAATCCAATCTCCCCTTTCATACCAAGGTTCAAAGACAATTAAAGCGATTTCATATCTAAGTTGTAAACATAAACATTTAACTCTTTTGATGAATTCTAAAAAGTGAGTTAAGCGCTTACCTGAATAATTAAAATTATAACCGATGCCCTTCAATTGTCAACAAAATTTTCCAAGCGACACCAAGGAATTTCTTGTTCTTGGCCTTGGACAAGAACTTCCATCCATAAATTAAAAAACCGCGCATGGGCGCGGGTTTCAATAGGTGTATGTTCGTAGCCATTGAGCCCTCCTCTCTTTTTTTTAAAACCGGATTATTAAACCGGTTTAATAATCCGGTTTAATACGCACTCAACCTCGCCTTTCAAGTGGAGCCCTCAACCAACTATTCCGATCACGCCCCCTAAAAAAACTTAAATTAGCTATAAGTGTTATATATATGTATTGTGTAAGCGCTTAACCTGGTCCTATAACAATTCTGTGTCGCGCATGAACAACAAGAACTTGCACCGATTGTCGAAGAAATGATATTGACAAACTCTTATCACGGCGTGTGAAGGCAGAATCACTCCTCCGCTTCTGATTTCCTAATACCAGTTCTGCCGCTCGCGAAGCTTCGTTATTTGCGCGGTATGATGAAGATTGTGCCACGCAAAAAACGAAAGGGCTGCGTCCAGCGTCCAAACGCCGTTCACTGGGTGCCGGTAGGTGCGGGCGAAATCGGCCGCAGGGGTCGAGCGCAGCAGGAACACTAAACGACAGTTCAACTGCTCGATCAGCGCAAGCGATATATCGACCGGCAAAATTTTGCTGTCCGGCAGCTCCGCCCACCCCTCCTCTTCGAACGGCTTGACCATAGGCTCGATTTCTGTCAGCGCCAGCTTCGTGCGGAAATATAAGTTCATGTTGCCGTCCGCCAAATGATGGACAACCTGCCTCACTGCTCACCCGTCCGGCCGGTAAGGCGTATCGAGCTGTCCGATCGACAGGTCGGAGACCGCCTCCGACAGCATTACGGGCGCTAACTCTAACACCGCGATGAAATCTGCCCTTGTCACTTCGTCAAGTGAATCCCGCCATTTGAACGGACCGATGGGATAACGCAGCTCCTCCATGGTTACAACTCCTCCTTTTGTTTGTGTTATCACCCATTATATCCCATCGCTGGACGAAAATGTAAGCGGACAATCTCAGCTGAATAATCGATCATTAGAGTATTCCGTGTTCCATTTATCGGTGGGAGCCCACATAACAGGAAATCCAGGCATCAAATGTTCCTTTATGACTTCATCGTTGATATCGTCGAAGCCAAGTCCGGGTTTTTCCGACACTCGTATGAACCCGTTTTTTATGACATTCCCATCAAAGCCAGTAATAATATCGTTCCACCATGGTACATCCGGCGCATTGAACTCGGTCGCGATAAAGTTCTCTGTTGCTACACCCATATGTGCTGTGGCCAGTGCCGCAACGGGTGTTTCACACATATGCATGGCCATCGCAACGTGATAACGTTGAGCCAGGTCACCTATTTTCTTGGTCTCAAAAATGCCGGAAGAACAAATGTCGGGATGTATAAGGGGTACTGCCCTATTAACAATCAGTTCTTCAAAACTTTCTATTGACGAAAGATCCTCGCCTGTGGCTAATGGTGTTGAGGTTAGCTGACTTAAACGCTTATATTCCTCCGTATATGTACAAGGCAGCATGTCTTCTGCCCACAAAAGATTGTATTTCTCCAATCGGCGCAGCAGACGTACGGCATCTTCAAGATTTAAATAGCCTAGGTGATCGATGGCTAAAGGTATTTTATATCCAAGGATTTCTCGCATATGCGCAACCTCCTCTTCATACCGGTCCAAACCGCGTTCAGTCATTCGGAATATGGTGAAAGGGGATTGCGTATTAACCATGTCATAAGCACGGTTACGTTTTTGGAACTCTGGCCCATACGGAGTATCTCGACGGTTTTTGATGAAATCAAAGTTATATTGGGCAGCCTTGAGATATTCCTGTACATAGTTGCCAGGTGCAGAAATCAACTCTTCGTCTGGATAGAGTAACTGGAGGCTTTCTACACCCAAGACGGCTTTAACCAT includes:
- a CDS encoding mandelate racemase/muconate lactonizing enzyme family protein; its protein translation is MSDNFESTLNYVNTYSRPSELKITDMRFVDLAGAPMHCTLVKIYTNQGITGIGELRDFGSRTYAEMLKGRLLGENPCNVDKLFRRIKQFMGSGRQSGGVAGIEIALWDLAGKAFGVPVYQMLGGKFRDEVRVYCDLGVNTPGLKGDGYSMGKRLKQFVDEAGFTMVKAVLGVESLQLLYPDEELISAPGNYVQEYLKAAQYNFDFIKNRRDTPYGPEFQKRNRAYDMVNTQSPFTIFRMTERGLDRYEEEVAHMREILGYKIPLAIDHLGYLNLEDAVRLLRRLEKYNLLWAEDMLPCTYTEEYKRLSQLTSTPLATGEDLSSIESFEELIVNRAVPLIHPDICSSGIFETKKIGDLAQRYHVAMAMHMCETPVAALATAHMGVATENFIATEFNAPDVPWWNDIITGFDGNVIKNGFIRVSEKPGLGFDDINDEVIKEHLMPGFPVMWAPTDKWNTEYSNDRLFS
- a CDS encoding ABC transporter permease subunit, encoding MTKNVKQGIFGLLLVIPSFLILCFVVIIPIFLAINESFKNDDGQYTMEYYIYLFTDKVMTQNIMFTLKLTIISVILVLLIGYSLAVYMRFSGGTIVKWIKRMYMIPMFIPSVIASYGIINMYGNHGWLSRILTLMGTEAFPKIIFDYKGIILANLWFNIPFTTMLLSSALSGIPNAIIESAKDVGASRLQIFYKFILPLSYRTMWVAVTFIFMGIIGGFTAPYLLGPNSPQVLGVAMRQIFSVYQETQLASANAVFMFVLCSIMGYFYIRTMIKDDKLSSHS
- a CDS encoding extracellular solute-binding protein, with product MVGLKKGVSLALASMLIASALAGCGSTGAKTASSKKQDEFSFYFTGSLNVKNLWETLVPMFEKANPNIKVKMVYIDSGTGGASTLDRIIAAKQANQKSGDVDLYEAGLSDVLKGTKNELWTSFDTKKIPNLSKIDENKWKNLKGEGIPYRASAVILAYNSAKVKTPPKTANDLYDWIRKNPGRFAYNDPSTGGSGDSFVQTAIYNFLPPEATTNSDPSMMSQWDKGFALLKELHPYMYQKGVYPKKNQGTLDLLNNGEVDMIPAWSDQALEALDKKLLPDTIKMTQIDPSFTGGPTYLMAPKLSEHQDSVATFLNFVLTPDAQKVIVEKMFGYPGIKWDEMPQELKTKFKDVAGGYRTFSLGDLGKEIQKRWQKDVAGQ
- a CDS encoding ABC transporter ATP-binding protein — translated: MIQLSIQNLTKRYKTGEGVSNISLDVKKGELVTLLGPSGCGKTTLLRSIGGFLEPDSGDIQIEGKSVLNLPPEKRPTGMVFQGYNLWPHMNVYNNLAFGLKIRKKNNNEIEQAVKRVLDLVRLPGSQKKFPSELSGGQQQRVAVARAFLLEPAVLLLDEPFSALDAKLRHEMREELRDIQSATGLTMVFVTHDQEEALSISDQIVVMNSGLVEQIATPQEIYDHPRSLFVAQFIGKMNFIKGRVDGNKVYVKHLEFPNAQNLEGDVTVAVRPEDISLKPENGLPATIRQVMVLGHYAEVSFETESGLIKAFLPRDSVKDLVPGQSAGLSFTKALSYKTT
- a CDS encoding ABC transporter permease subunit: MTWYFKALGKRKLVEFIILVVFVVFFMGPLLNLLLLAFTGRWQYPAALPQSWSFSWWQFVLSKPEVIHSIGLSFLIATIVTALSIVICIPAAYAFARIRFPLSKYFLFSFLLTQAFPKMGLYVSIAVLFYKIGLINTFMGVVLIHIVNTLMFMTWIPSAAFRNVHKAQEESARDVGASPFRVFWNITFPMALPGITVASIFTFLHSLDEAQGTYLVGIPDFRTMPVVMYSIISDYPSTAGAVFSIILTLPTIVLLLAAQRFVSADVMSSGFQMK